A stretch of the Panicum virgatum strain AP13 chromosome 9N, P.virgatum_v5, whole genome shotgun sequence genome encodes the following:
- the LOC120692934 gene encoding methyltransferase N6AMT1-like isoform X2, translating into MAAACGAARESSSGRTLNTAQIPLVASHPEVYEPCDDSFALVDALLSDKAQLLALQPRLCMEVGCGSGYVITSLAIMLRQLASGTQYLATDINKHAAETTQATLEAHGVHADVMVTDIVSGLEKRLAGMVDVVVINPPYVPTPEEEIGCKGIASSWAGGLNGRQVIDRILPAVREILSERGWLYMVTLEDNDPLDICHLMSEMGYASRVVLKRCTEEESLFVLKFWRDPHTATNASPKSPKSESWFSQLPFKSLWHKGS; encoded by the exons ATGGCTGCGGCCTgcggcgccgcccgcgag tCTTCTTCAGGAAGGACATTAAACACTGCACAGATTCCGCTTGTTGCAAGCCATCCAGAGGTGTATGAGCCATGTGATGATTCCTTTGCCCTTGTTGATGCACTGCTCTCAGACAAAGCACAACTTTTGGCGCTGCAGCCAAGGTTATGTATGGAGGTAGGGTGTGGCAGTGGTTATGTCATCACCTCTCTTGCGATCATGCTCAGGCAATTAGCCTCTGGAACCCAATACCTAGCAACTGACATCAACAAACATGCTGCGGAGACAACCCAAGCAACCCTTGAAGCCCATGGTGTGCATGCAGATGTGATGGTTACTGATATTGTATCTGGTCTTGAGAAACGTCTAGCTGGTATGGTTGATGTGGTAGTCATTAACCCTCCTTACGTGCCAACTCCGGAGGAAGAAATTGGATGCAAAGGCATTGCCTCGTCTTGGGCTGGAGGGTTGAACGGGCGCCAGGTGATAGACAGGATCCTTCCTGCTGTGCGGGAGATCCTATCAGAAAGAGGGTGGCTGTACATGGTGACCCTCGAAGATAATGATCCTTTGGATATATGTCATCTGATGAGCGAGATGGGGTATGCATCACGCGTTGTCTTGAAAAGATGTACTGAGGAGGAGAGCCTTTTTGTTCTCAAGTTTTGGCGAGATCCGCACACTGCTACAAATGCGTCTCCTAAATCTCCTAAATCTGAGTCGTGGTTCTCTCAGTTGCCTTTCAAATCCCTTTGGCACAAGGGTTCCTAG
- the LOC120688004 gene encoding calmodulin-binding protein 60 A-like isoform X1, protein MEGNACVRCEVGRGVRSSRGCDAVGGRAETKRRSRRGVAWRPEMSQKRQPGESDGQRRSGGAEPGGSSSSSTLPYRPGEPKRPRVALRDVITEVMRNTSIEKFFMAIEPLIRRVVKEEIESAFANHASMMERSVTDTLPCTSKNLQLHFMTRLSLPIFTGSKIEGEGSLSITVALVDTLTRQIVASGKESLMKIEIVVLEGDFESGEDDDWTAQEFNNNIVKEREGKKPLISGDVFVALIDGIGTVGELSFTDNSSWTRSRKFRLGARTEDGCFNGIRVREAKSESFVVKDHRGELYKKHHPPFLEDEVWRLLKIGKDGAFHKRLNRESVRTVKDFLTLLHLDGPRLRKILGGGMSTKMWEATVEHAETCVLTDKVHYYYPDGVNKAGVVFNVVGEVRGLISDKFVSVDDLTEQEKAEARVAVKQAYEHWKNVFTCDNETLVENSSQLFNTRSPSLHENQYNQFPTQVSTDSFVLSHSTLQSSDIFSMEPSSSLDPCVLETEESNENRFQSEMPLVGGHEAPQESHTLDKFSNSLVYEDCSHPPFNDIYYGPVDPSISFDTQDLGAALKGFIATISKPKAAYRGWRMLSYVLGWIFYTKRIVARRKKHGK, encoded by the exons ATGGAAGGGAATGCGTGCGTGCGGTGTGAGGTCGGGCGCGGAGTTAGGTCAAGCCGCGGTTGCGACGCGGTGGGCGGGCGAGCCGAAACCAAGCGGCGATCGAGgcgaggcgtggcgtggcgtccGGAGATGTCGCAGAAGAGGCAGCCGGGGGAGAGCGACGGCCAGCGCCGCAGCGGGGGCGCCGAGCCTGGCGGGAGCTCCTCCTCTTCCACCCTGCCTTACCGCCCCGGCGAGCCGAAGCGCCCGAGGGTCGCCCTCCGCGA TGTGATCACGGAGGTGATGCGGAACACCAGCATCGAGAAGTTCTTCATGGCGATCGAGCCCCTCATCAGGAGAGTG GTAAAAGAAGAAATTGAGTCAGCATTTGCGAATCATGCCTCTATGATGGAAAG AAGTGTCACAGATACTCTCCCATGTACATCAAAGAATTTGCAGCTGCATTTCATGACTAGGCTATCTCTTCCAATATTTACTGGCTCCAAGATTGAAGGAGAGGGATCCTTAAGTATAACTGTTGCTCTAGTTGACACTTTGACGAGACAAATTGTAGCATCAGGCAAGGAGTCCCTGATGAAGATTGAGATTGTAGTTCTAGAGGGGGATTTTGAAAGTGGAGAAGATGATGACTGGACAGCTCAGGAATTTAACAATAACATTGTCAAAGAAAGGGAAGGTAAAAAGCCCTTGATTTCTGGAGACGTGTTTGTTGCCCTTATTGATGGCATTGGAACAGTAGGGGAACTGTCATTCACAGATAACTCCAGCTGGACACGGAGCCGAAAGTTCAGGCTTGGTGCAAGAACAGAGGATGGTTGTTTCAATGGCATAAGAGTACGGGAAGCAAAGTCGGAATCATTTGTGGTTAAGGATCATCGAGGAGAGT TGTACAAGAAGCACCACCCACCATTTCTTGAAGATGAAGTATGGCGCCTGTTGAAAATTGGCAAGGATGGTGCATTTCACAAGcgtttgaatagggagagcgtCCGCACTGTCAAGGATTTCCTCACCTTGCTACATCTTGATGGTCCTAGGCTTCGAAAG ATATTAGGTGGCGGCATGTCAACAAAAATGTGGGAGGCCACAGTGGAGCATGCGGAAACATGTGTTTTAACTGACAAAGTGCATTACTATTATCCAGACGGTGTAAACAAAGCTGGTGTTGTATTCAATGTAGTTGGAGAAGTAAGAGGGTTAATATCTGATAAATTTGTTTCTGTTGATGATCTTACTGAACAGGAGAAG GCTGAAGCACGTGTGGCTGTGAAGCAAGCATATGAACACTGGAAGAACGTCTTTACATGTGACAATGAAACACTTGTGGAAAATTCTTCGCAGCTGTTCAATACGAGATCTCCATCTTTGCATGAAAATCAATATAACCAGTTTCCCACACAAGTTTCTACAGATAGCTTTGTGTTGAGCCATTCGACCCTACAATCATCTGACATTTTCTCCATGGAACCATCCTCTTCATTAGACCCTTGTGTACTGGAGACTGAGGAGAGCAATGAAAATCGATTTCAGTCAGAGATGCCCCTAGTTGGTGGCCATGAAGCACCTCAAGAGTCTCATACACTGGATAAGTTCTCCAACTCTTTGGTTTACGAGGACTGCAGTCATCCCCCATTCAATGATATCTATTATGGCCCCGTAGATCCCAGCATATCCTTTGACACACAAGATCTTGGAGCTGCACTGAAAGGTTTCATTGCAACTATATCTAAGCCTAAGGCGGCATATAGAGGATGGAGGATGCTGTCTTATGTGCTAGGATGGATTTTCTATACCAAGAGAATTGTGGCAAGGAGAAAGAAACATGGGAAATAA
- the LOC120692933 gene encoding pentatricopeptide repeat-containing protein At1g74850, chloroplastic-like, translating into MALVSTATVASSSYHCDLLLFSTARRSWRGPRRSRGAAGAGLAALERAGAAAAAARREEVVPAGNGRNSYEVESLIDRLSNLPPRGSIARCLETARHRLTLQDFAAVYREFSRRGDWQRSLRLFKYMQRQSWCLPDEHIHAIVVGVLGRQGPALLDKCLEVFHDLPAESRTALSYTSLIAAYARNALHEEARALLDQMKTAGVAPTAATYNTVLAACARATDPPVPFDMLLGLFAEMRHDVSPSVRPDLTTYNTLLAAAAVRSLADQSEMLLRTMLEAGVSPDTVSYHHIVDAFASAGNLSRVAELFSEMASTGHTPEASAYLGLMEAHTRVGATAEAVAVLRQMQADGCTPTAATYRVLLDLYGRQGRFDGVRELFREMRTAVPPDTATYNVLFRVFGDGGFFKEVVELFHDMLQTGVEPDMITCENVMAACGRGGLHEDAREVLEYMTGEGMVPTADAYTGLVEALGHAAMYEEAYVAFNMMTEIGSFPTVETYNVLANAYAKGGLFQEAEVIFSRMTNNAGIQKNKDSFDALIEAYCQGAQLDDAVKAYMEMRKSRFNPDERSLEGVLNAYCIAGVIDESKEQFEELQSSVTVPSIIAYCMMLSLYARNDRWTDAYDLLEEMKTNHASSTHQVIASLVKGEYDDSSNWQMVEYALENNTLEGCDYSLRFFNAILDVLWWFGQKARAVRVLDQAVKFGLFPELYRDTKLIWSLDVHRMSVGGALVAVSVWLNKLYDRLQGDEDLPQLASVVVLRGEMEKSTITRGLPAAKVVYSFLNDTLSASFHFPKWNKGRIICLKSQLKKLQSAIYSSNGSATAGFVPMTNSHLPSPGSKIYTREAQVDNGAGHLPEEPLVEEKESELLPL; encoded by the exons ATGGCGCTCGtctccaccgccaccgtcgCGTCGTCGTCCTACCACTGcgacctcctcctcttctcgacggccaggaggagctggcgcgggccgaggaggagccgcggcgccgcgggcgcgggtctggcggcgctggagcgggcaggggccgcggcggctgccgcgaggagggaggaggtggtgcCTGCGGGGAATGGCAGGAACTCGTACGAGGTGGAGTCGCTGATCGACCGGCTGAGCAACCTGCCGCCGCGGGGCTCCATCGCGCGCTGCCTTGAGACGGCGCGGCACCGGCTGACGCTGCAGGACTTCGCCGCCGTGTACCGGGAGTTCTCCCGCCGCGGCGACTGGCAGCGCTCGCTGCGGCTCTTCAAGTATATGCAGCGCCAGTCGTGGTGCCTCCCCGACGAGCACATCCACGCCATCGTCGTCGGCGTTCTCGGGCGCCAGGGACCCGCCCTGCTCGACAAGTGCCTCGAGGTATTCCACGACCTCCCCGCCGAGTCCCGCACCGCGCTCTCCTACACCTCCCTCATCGCCGCCTACGCGCGCAACGCGCTGCACGAGGAGGCTCGCGCATTGCTCGACCAGATGAAGACCGCGGGGGTCGCGCCCACCGCTGCCACCTACAACACCGTGCTCgccgcctgcgcccgcgccaCAGACCCACCCGTCCCCTTCGACATGCTCCTCGGCCTCTTCGCTGAGATGCGGCACGATGTGTCCCCCTCCGTGCGCCCCGACCTCACCACATACAACACcctcctcgccgctgctgccgtaCGCTCTTTGGCTGATCAGTCTGAAATGCTGTTGCGCACCATGCTTGAGGCCGGCGTCTCCCCGGACACTGTGTCTTATCACCACATTGTGGATGCCTTTGCCAGCGCCGGCAACCTCTCCCGTGTCGCTGAGCTGTTCTCTGAAATGGCATCCACAGGGCACACGCCAGAAGCTTCTGCTTATCTGGGACTCATGGAGGCACACACGCGTGTTGGCGCCACGGCTGAGGCAGTTGCTGTGCTGCGGCAGATGCAGGCTGATGGTTGCACGCCAACAGCTGCCACATATCGTGTACTGCTTGATCTCTACGGAAGGCAGGGGCGGTTTGATGGAGTGCGCGAACTCTTCCGTGAGATGAGAACTGCTGTACCGCCAGACACAGCAACATATAATGTGCTCTTCCGTGTATTTGGGGATGGTGGCTTCTTCAAGGAGGTGGTGGAACTCTTCCATGATATGCTTCAAACTGGGGTAGAGCCTGACATGATTACCTGTGAAAATGTCATGGCTGCTTGTGGTCGTGGTGGCCTCCATGAGGATGCCAGAGAAGTTCTCGAATATATGACCGGAGAAGGAATGGTGCCTACGGCGGACGCCTACACTGGCCTGGTTGAAGCTCTTGGCCATGCGGCTATGTATGAG GAAGCCTACGTTGCTTTCAACATGATGACTGAAATCGGTAGCTTCCCAACTGTTGAGACCTACAATGTTCTTGCAAATGCATATGCTAAGGGCGGGCTGTTCCAGGAGGCTGAGGTCATATTTTCTCGGATGACTAACAATGCTGGCATTCAGAAAAACAAGGATTCATTTGATGCCCTCATTGAAGCATATTGCCAGGGTGCACAATTGGATGATGCAGTGAAGGCATACATGGAGATGCGCAAGTCCAGGTTTAATCCAGATGAGCGTTCCCTTGAGGGGGTACTCAACGCCTACTGCATAGCAGGGGTAATAGATGAGAGTAAAGAGCAGTTTGAAGAACTTCAATCTAGTGTGACTGTGCCTAGCATTATTGCCTATTGCATGATGTTGTCACTATATGCTAGGAACGACAG GTGGACTGATGCATATGATCTGCTGGAAGAAATGAAAACAAATCATGCTAGTAGTACACATCAAGTTATTGCTTCCCTAGTCAAAGGGGAGTACGATGATAGCTCCAACTGGCAAATGGTTGAATATGCCTTGGAAAACAATACTTTGGAAGGCTGTGACTATAGTTTACGATTCTTTAATGCTATCCTTGATGTGCTTTGGTGGTTTGGTCAGAAGGCCCGAGCTGTGAGGGTTCTTGATCAAGCAGTAAAATTCGGGCTCTTTCCTGAATTATATCGTGACACCAAGCTGATCTGGTCGCTAGATGTACATAG GATGTCTGTCGGTGGAGCACTGGTGGCTGTGTCAGTATGGCTCAATAAGCTTTATGACAGACTACAAGGAGATGAAGATCTTCCGCAGTTGGCTTCTGTTGTTGTATT GAGGGGAGAAATGGAGAAAAGCACAATAACAAGAGGACTGCCAGCCGCAAAAGTTGTCTACTCCTTTCTAAATGACACTCTATCAGCGTCGTTCCATTTTCCAAAATGGAATAAAGGGCGAATTATATGCCTGAAGTCCCAATTGAAAAAATTGCAATCAGCCATATATTCATCAAATGGGTCTGCCACAGCTGGTTTTGTCCCCATGACGAACTCCCATTTGCCATCTCCTGGTTCCAAGATATATACTAGGGAGGCCCAAGTTGATAATGGCGCAGGCCATTTGCCTGAGGAGCCATTGGTAGAGGAAAAGGAGTCAGAGCTTCTTCCATTGTGA
- the LOC120692934 gene encoding methyltransferase N6AMT1-like isoform X1 translates to MTRGRRDPFPWPSLSFPQHAAPAAAASHLTGSPPSSCCSMADGDGAAASRNLTEHSASAAEKGLPRRGKSSSGRTLNTAQIPLVASHPEVYEPCDDSFALVDALLSDKAQLLALQPRLCMEVGCGSGYVITSLAIMLRQLASGTQYLATDINKHAAETTQATLEAHGVHADVMVTDIVSGLEKRLAGMVDVVVINPPYVPTPEEEIGCKGIASSWAGGLNGRQVIDRILPAVREILSERGWLYMVTLEDNDPLDICHLMSEMGYASRVVLKRCTEEESLFVLKFWRDPHTATNASPKSPKSESWFSQLPFKSLWHKGS, encoded by the exons ATGACCCGGGGCCGCCGCGACCCCTTTCCTTGGCCTTCCCTTTCTTTTCCCCAacacgccgcccccgccgcggcagCATCTCACCTCACCGGCTCACCCCCCAGCTCCTGCTGTTCCATGGCGGACGGAGAcggagcggcggcgtcgagAAATCTCACGGAGCactccgccagcgccgccgagaAGGGGCTCCCCAGGAGGGGCAAG tCTTCTTCAGGAAGGACATTAAACACTGCACAGATTCCGCTTGTTGCAAGCCATCCAGAGGTGTATGAGCCATGTGATGATTCCTTTGCCCTTGTTGATGCACTGCTCTCAGACAAAGCACAACTTTTGGCGCTGCAGCCAAGGTTATGTATGGAGGTAGGGTGTGGCAGTGGTTATGTCATCACCTCTCTTGCGATCATGCTCAGGCAATTAGCCTCTGGAACCCAATACCTAGCAACTGACATCAACAAACATGCTGCGGAGACAACCCAAGCAACCCTTGAAGCCCATGGTGTGCATGCAGATGTGATGGTTACTGATATTGTATCTGGTCTTGAGAAACGTCTAGCTGGTATGGTTGATGTGGTAGTCATTAACCCTCCTTACGTGCCAACTCCGGAGGAAGAAATTGGATGCAAAGGCATTGCCTCGTCTTGGGCTGGAGGGTTGAACGGGCGCCAGGTGATAGACAGGATCCTTCCTGCTGTGCGGGAGATCCTATCAGAAAGAGGGTGGCTGTACATGGTGACCCTCGAAGATAATGATCCTTTGGATATATGTCATCTGATGAGCGAGATGGGGTATGCATCACGCGTTGTCTTGAAAAGATGTACTGAGGAGGAGAGCCTTTTTGTTCTCAAGTTTTGGCGAGATCCGCACACTGCTACAAATGCGTCTCCTAAATCTCCTAAATCTGAGTCGTGGTTCTCTCAGTTGCCTTTCAAATCCCTTTGGCACAAGGGTTCCTAG
- the LOC120692555 gene encoding dolichol-phosphate mannosyltransferase subunit 1, which translates to MEAAASGKRAYSIIVPTYNERLNVALIVYLIFKHLPDVNFEIIIVDDGSPDGTQDIVKQLQQVYGEDRVLLRARPRKLGLGTAYLHGLKHASGKFVIIMDADLSHHPKYLPSFIRKQKETGADVVTGTRYVKNGGVHGWNLMRKLTSRGANVLAQTLLQPGASDLTGSFRLYKRDVLEDLISSCVSKGYVFQMEMIVRATRKGYHIEEVPITFVDRVFGISKLGGSEIVEYLKGLVYLLLTT; encoded by the exons ATGGaagcagcggcgagcggcaagCGCGCGTACAGCATCATCGTGCCCACCTACAATGAGCGCCTCAACGTTGCCCTCATCGTCTACCTCATCTTCAAGCACCTCCC GGATGTGAACTTTGAGATCATTATTGTGGATGATGGTAGTCCAGATGGAACTCAGGACATTGTAAAACAACTGCAGCAAGTATATGGTGAAGATCGTGTT TTACTGCGAGCTAGACCAAGGAAGCTAGGACTTG GTACCGCATATTTACATGGATTAAAGCATGCCTCAGGGAAATTCGTTATTATCATGGATGCGGACCTATCTCACCAT CCAAAGTATTTGCCAAGCTTTATTAG GAAGCAAAAGGAAACTGGTGCTGATGTTGTAACTGGCACACGTTATGTTAAGAATGGTGGTGTCCATGGTTGGAATCTCATGCGCAAGCTTACTAGCAGAGGAGCAAATGTTCTTGCACAAACGTTACTACAGCCTGGAGCTTCAGATTTAACTGGATCGTTTAG GCTATATAAGCGAGATGTACTGGAAGATTTAATCTCCTCATGCGTCAGCAAGGGCTACGTGTTCCAGATGGAGATGATTGTTAGGGCTACTAGGAAAGGCTATCACATTGAAGAG GTCCCAATAACGTTTGTTGACAGAGTCTTCGGAATTTCAAAACTTGGTGGGTCCGAGATAGTTGAATATTTGAAAGGCCTTGTGTATCTGTTGCTCACAACATAA
- the LOC120688004 gene encoding calmodulin-binding protein 60 A-like isoform X2, protein MEGNACVRCEVGRGVRSSRGCDAVGGRAETKRRSRRGVAWRPEMSQKRQPGESDGQRRSGGAEPGGSSSSSTLPYRPGEPKRPRVALRDVITEVMRNTSIEKFFMAIEPLIRRVVKEEIESAFANHASMMESVTDTLPCTSKNLQLHFMTRLSLPIFTGSKIEGEGSLSITVALVDTLTRQIVASGKESLMKIEIVVLEGDFESGEDDDWTAQEFNNNIVKEREGKKPLISGDVFVALIDGIGTVGELSFTDNSSWTRSRKFRLGARTEDGCFNGIRVREAKSESFVVKDHRGELYKKHHPPFLEDEVWRLLKIGKDGAFHKRLNRESVRTVKDFLTLLHLDGPRLRKILGGGMSTKMWEATVEHAETCVLTDKVHYYYPDGVNKAGVVFNVVGEVRGLISDKFVSVDDLTEQEKAEARVAVKQAYEHWKNVFTCDNETLVENSSQLFNTRSPSLHENQYNQFPTQVSTDSFVLSHSTLQSSDIFSMEPSSSLDPCVLETEESNENRFQSEMPLVGGHEAPQESHTLDKFSNSLVYEDCSHPPFNDIYYGPVDPSISFDTQDLGAALKGFIATISKPKAAYRGWRMLSYVLGWIFYTKRIVARRKKHGK, encoded by the exons ATGGAAGGGAATGCGTGCGTGCGGTGTGAGGTCGGGCGCGGAGTTAGGTCAAGCCGCGGTTGCGACGCGGTGGGCGGGCGAGCCGAAACCAAGCGGCGATCGAGgcgaggcgtggcgtggcgtccGGAGATGTCGCAGAAGAGGCAGCCGGGGGAGAGCGACGGCCAGCGCCGCAGCGGGGGCGCCGAGCCTGGCGGGAGCTCCTCCTCTTCCACCCTGCCTTACCGCCCCGGCGAGCCGAAGCGCCCGAGGGTCGCCCTCCGCGA TGTGATCACGGAGGTGATGCGGAACACCAGCATCGAGAAGTTCTTCATGGCGATCGAGCCCCTCATCAGGAGAGTG GTAAAAGAAGAAATTGAGTCAGCATTTGCGAATCATGCCTCTATGATGGAAAG TGTCACAGATACTCTCCCATGTACATCAAAGAATTTGCAGCTGCATTTCATGACTAGGCTATCTCTTCCAATATTTACTGGCTCCAAGATTGAAGGAGAGGGATCCTTAAGTATAACTGTTGCTCTAGTTGACACTTTGACGAGACAAATTGTAGCATCAGGCAAGGAGTCCCTGATGAAGATTGAGATTGTAGTTCTAGAGGGGGATTTTGAAAGTGGAGAAGATGATGACTGGACAGCTCAGGAATTTAACAATAACATTGTCAAAGAAAGGGAAGGTAAAAAGCCCTTGATTTCTGGAGACGTGTTTGTTGCCCTTATTGATGGCATTGGAACAGTAGGGGAACTGTCATTCACAGATAACTCCAGCTGGACACGGAGCCGAAAGTTCAGGCTTGGTGCAAGAACAGAGGATGGTTGTTTCAATGGCATAAGAGTACGGGAAGCAAAGTCGGAATCATTTGTGGTTAAGGATCATCGAGGAGAGT TGTACAAGAAGCACCACCCACCATTTCTTGAAGATGAAGTATGGCGCCTGTTGAAAATTGGCAAGGATGGTGCATTTCACAAGcgtttgaatagggagagcgtCCGCACTGTCAAGGATTTCCTCACCTTGCTACATCTTGATGGTCCTAGGCTTCGAAAG ATATTAGGTGGCGGCATGTCAACAAAAATGTGGGAGGCCACAGTGGAGCATGCGGAAACATGTGTTTTAACTGACAAAGTGCATTACTATTATCCAGACGGTGTAAACAAAGCTGGTGTTGTATTCAATGTAGTTGGAGAAGTAAGAGGGTTAATATCTGATAAATTTGTTTCTGTTGATGATCTTACTGAACAGGAGAAG GCTGAAGCACGTGTGGCTGTGAAGCAAGCATATGAACACTGGAAGAACGTCTTTACATGTGACAATGAAACACTTGTGGAAAATTCTTCGCAGCTGTTCAATACGAGATCTCCATCTTTGCATGAAAATCAATATAACCAGTTTCCCACACAAGTTTCTACAGATAGCTTTGTGTTGAGCCATTCGACCCTACAATCATCTGACATTTTCTCCATGGAACCATCCTCTTCATTAGACCCTTGTGTACTGGAGACTGAGGAGAGCAATGAAAATCGATTTCAGTCAGAGATGCCCCTAGTTGGTGGCCATGAAGCACCTCAAGAGTCTCATACACTGGATAAGTTCTCCAACTCTTTGGTTTACGAGGACTGCAGTCATCCCCCATTCAATGATATCTATTATGGCCCCGTAGATCCCAGCATATCCTTTGACACACAAGATCTTGGAGCTGCACTGAAAGGTTTCATTGCAACTATATCTAAGCCTAAGGCGGCATATAGAGGATGGAGGATGCTGTCTTATGTGCTAGGATGGATTTTCTATACCAAGAGAATTGTGGCAAGGAGAAAGAAACATGGGAAATAA